The Mycolicibacterium smegmatis genome has a window encoding:
- the ectA gene encoding diaminobutyrate acetyltransferase — protein MHVLESAPGRKSRTLNLRPPQGDDAIGIRDIAEATEVLDLNSTYAYLLLATDFSATSIVAECDGDLQGFITGYHPPPRPDVLFVWQVAVAPSAQGTGLASAMIDDLVQRVRSDRGGRPITVEATVSPGNAASRAFFGAFARRHGVPLIERPHFDSELLAADGAHEDEPILRIGPIGV, from the coding sequence ATGCATGTTCTGGAAAGCGCGCCGGGGCGCAAATCCCGGACCCTGAATTTGCGTCCGCCGCAGGGCGACGACGCAATCGGCATCCGTGACATCGCGGAGGCCACGGAAGTGCTCGATCTGAATTCCACTTACGCCTATCTTTTGCTGGCGACGGATTTTTCCGCGACGTCGATCGTCGCCGAATGTGATGGTGACCTGCAGGGTTTCATCACTGGTTACCACCCGCCGCCACGGCCGGACGTGTTGTTCGTCTGGCAGGTCGCGGTGGCGCCCAGCGCGCAGGGCACAGGGCTGGCCAGCGCGATGATCGACGATCTGGTGCAGCGCGTGCGCTCCGATCGCGGTGGGCGACCGATCACAGTGGAGGCCACCGTGTCCCCGGGTAACGCCGCATCACGCGCGTTCTTCGGCGCGTTCGCCCGTCGTCACGGCGTCCCGCTCATCGAGCGGCCTCATTTCGATTCCGAACTCCTCGCCGCCGACGGCGCGCACGAGGACGAGCCGATCCTGCGGATCGGACCGATCGGGGTCTGA